One genomic segment of Pagrus major chromosome 13, Pma_NU_1.0 includes these proteins:
- the ca4c gene encoding carbonic anhydrase IV c, whose product MNVNSISMMVMITLSASSHQKFDIWETLSTLTQWCYQSQYSCDDTCRDPTRWAAQFPSCGGLRQSPINIVTHKVHVNSALPPFSFIGHTNTNNITAENKGHSAHFILPQSVRLTGGALPGHYRAAQFHFHWGDSGRPGSEHTIDGERFPMELHIVHIKEPYGSLAEAEHDMAGIALLAFLFEETTDDHPHLDAVIAALGRVQNNGSSTVIPNFRLSDIIPSAKELHSYYRYVGSMTTPGCEQAVAWTVFHRTLPISSRQLDAVVKQCRFWTGQPMTDIFRPTQPLDGRVVYRSKASAALSSVIHMWFGVLSVVFGTTGLID is encoded by the exons atgaatgtaaacagcatcagtatgatggtgatgataacgCTGTCGGCATCTTCACATCAAAAGttcgacatctgggaaacactgtccactCTAA CTCAGTGGTGTTATCAGAGCCAGTACTCCTGTGATGACACATGCAGAG aCCCCACCCGCTGGGCAGCTCAGTTTCCCAGCTGTGGAGGATTACGCCAGTCTCCAATTAATATTGTCACCCACAAAGTGCACGTCAACAGTGCCCTGCCACCCTTCAGCTTCATCGGCCACACCAACACAAATAACATTACAGCGGAAAACAAAGGACACTCTG CTCACTTTATTCTACCACAGTCTGTCCGACTGACGGGAGGAGCTCTGCCTGGTCACTACAGAGCCGCCCAGTTTCACTTCCACTGGGGAGATAGTGGGAGACCAGGATCAGAGCACACCATTGATGGAGAAAGGTTCCCCATGGAG CTGCATATTGTCCACATCAAGGAGCCGTATGGGTCTCTGGCAGAGGCAGAACATGATATGGCCGGTATAGCTCTGCTTGCCTTCCTGTTTGAG GAAACGACAGATGATCACCCTCATTTGGATGCAGTGATAGCTGCTTTGGGCCGAGTGCAAAACAACG gcagcagcacagtgaTCCCAAACTTTCGACTCAGTGACATTATCCCATCAGCAAAGGAGCTCCACAGTTACTACCGCTATGTTGGCTCCATGACAACTCCAGGATGTGAACAGGCAGTAGCCTGGACAGTGTTTCACAGGACCCTGCCCATCAGCAGTCGACAG CTGGACGCCGTAGTTAAGCAGTGTCGATTCTGGACGGGGCAGCCCATGACTGACATCTTCAGACCCACGCAGCCTCTGGACGGCAGAGTTGTGTACCGGTCCAAGGCGAGTGCAGCTCTGTCGAGTGTGATCCACATGTGGTTCGGTGTTCTGTCAGTTGTGTTTGGGACAACGGGGCTGATAGACTGA
- the aldh3a2b gene encoding aldehyde dehydrogenase family 3 member A2b, whose protein sequence is MSREQQAVARARKAFETGRSKSLDYRIYQLKSLQRLFIERQKDVSDAIKKDLNKSEVGTQLYETLGLEGEISLAIRKLKEWAAPRPVEKNLLTLSDTVYIQPEPLGVVLIIGAWNYPWAVTIQPLIGAIAAGNAAVIKPSEVCVHTAKVMEELLPIYIDKELYPVVTGGVPETQELLRQRFDHIFYTGNSMVGKVIMEAAAKNLTPVTLELGGKSPCYIDKDCDITVACRRVAWGKYTNCGQTCIAPDYILCESSIQDRVIEEVKKSIKEFYTDNPKTCPDYGRIINQRHFKRIMAMVDDSTIAVGGENDESDCYIAPTVLRDVKPEAKVMQEEIFGPLLPILSISSLDEAIKFINKREKPLALYVFSQDNKVINKMRDETSSGGLLANDCLVHYSVSSLPFGGVGNSGMGCYHGKFSFDQLSHLRSCLIKQLKMEGVNSMRYPPHTPKKLGWARFFILKTVDLGWLGRMALLAIMAVVAAVVLQHYLL, encoded by the exons atGTCCCGGGAGCAGCAGGCGGTGGCTCGTGCCAGGAAAGCCTTTGAAACAGGCAGGTCCAAATCTTTAGATTACCGGATCTACCAGCTGAAGAGCCTACAGCGGTTGTTCattgagagacagaaagatgttTCAGATGCCATCAAGAAAGACCTCAATAAG AGCGAGGTGGGGACCCAGCTGTACGAGACTCTGGGTCTGGAGGGGGAGATCAGCCTTGCCATCAGGAAGCTGAAGGAGTGGGCTGCCCCTCGGCCCGTGGAGAAGAACCTGCTCACCCTCTCGGACACCGTCTACATCCAGCCGGAGCCCCTGGGAGTGGTGCTTATCATCGGGGCCTGGAACTACCCCTGGGCTGTCACCATCCAGCCGCTCATTGGAGCCATCGCAGCTG GTAATGCTGCTGTGATCAAGCCCTCTGAGGTCTGTGTTCACACGGCAAAGGTcatggaggagctgctgccAATTTACATCGACAAA GAGCTTTATCCTGTTGTAACCGGAGGAGTGCCGGAGACCCAGGAGCTGCTTCGCCAGAGGTTCGATCACATCTTCTACACCGGCAACAGCATGGTGGGCAAAGTGATCATGGAGGCAGCTGCCAAAAACCTGACACCTGTCACCCTGGAGCTCGGCGGCAAGAGCCCCTGCTACATTGACAAGGACTGTGACATAACCGTCGCCTGCAG GCGTGTTGCCTGGGGAAAGTACACTAACTGTGGTCAGACCTGCATCGCCCCAGACTACATCCTTTGTGAGTCCAGTATCCAGGACCGGGTCATCGAAGAGGTCAAGAAGTCCATTAAG GAGTTCTACACAGACAACCCAAAGACTTGCCCTGACTACGGACGCATCATCAACCAACGCCACTTCAAGAGGATAATGGCCATGGTGGACGACAGTACCATCGCTGTGGGAGGAGAGAATGACGAGTCAGACTGCTACATAG CCCCCACAGTTCTGCGAGACGTGAAGCCAGAGGCGAAGGTGATGCAGGAGGAGATATTTGGACCTCTGCTTCCCATCCTGTCGATCAGCAGCCTGGACGAAGCAATCAAGTTTAtcaacaaaagagagaaacctCTGGCTCTCTACGTCTTCTCACAAGATAACAAG gtgataaataaaatgagagACGAGACCTCCAGTGGAGGACTGCTGGCCAACGACTGCCTTGTGCACTACTCTGTCAGCTCTCTGCCTTTCGGAGGAGTGG GAAACAGTGGTATGGGTTGCTACCACGGCAAGTTCAGCTTCGACCAGCTGAGCCACCTGCGTAGTTGTCTCATCAAACAGCTGAAGATGGAGGGCGTGAACAGCATGCGGTACCCACCTCACACGCCCAAGAAACTGGGCTGGGCACGCTTCTTCATCCTGAAGACTGTAGACCTGGGCTGGTTGGGACGGATGGCGCTCTTAGCCATCATGGCTGTGGTGGCTGCTGTTGTGCTACAG CATTATCTCCTTTGA
- the LOC141006532 gene encoding uncharacterized protein, which yields MASLTELYGQPHKLALQRITEVLAEPAIKSGDSKGFRLFALKVRALVGMLDQLGREGRTELECGSHISRLLSKLPHDLRAQFKRFINPLRTPIPTLLDFSEWLEYEVRVQDDDILTHQPRSIPEGRSDRLRGFKPKQKPAVSSTTVLYEPAMRESEPPSQLTSQVNKPAKPKKYCPFCDDVQHYFNQCTEFKKLTKEQKVTWIKTGKRCWRCGRDHQAAQCYLKAKCQQCNKTHLEVLHEVNSSSAMRPERPSPEPIQPVTYYLDPAWRSSCVLLKMVKVCLYNGKRRIETYAILDDGSERTILLHDAARELGLQGQTENLVLRTIRQDTRTVPGRSVSFSVSAVAHPQKRFRIHKAFTATELGLSKHSHPVEALQKTYRHLRGLPLQSFNQEQPLLLIGSDYPHLITPVEPVHLGPPGGPAALKTRLGWTLQGPAKVLMHQSSTPQCLLTNTSSPSAELLSHVTKLWQMDILPYRNEKLITRSKQDTAAIRRLEDKTTRVEVDGVQRYATPLLWKEDAPPLHSPKEAVLGHLRGTEKRLSQDPVRADTYNQEIKKLLDAGYVVKLTADGAQAKVNSWYIPHHMVRHNGKDRIVFNCSFTYQGASLNEQLLPGPILGSTLLGVLLRFREYPVAVSSDIKGMFHQVRLLPEDKPFLRFLWREMDRSAAPDIYEWQVLPFGTTCSPCCATFALQRHVLDHSSPGEDIRHSVENCFYVDNLLQSFISEQEAKQLITKLHPLLLSGGFELRQWATNVPDIISHLPSESKAESRELWLSLDGADTPERALGLLWHCTSDTVTYQLRQTEQHQPTMRSIYRVLARQYDPLGLLIPFTTRAKILVQRLWSKKRDWDDPQLPDDLLQQWYAWESELQQLPSISLPRCYVDLATDISACTQTIHIFSDASEKAYGAVAYLRTVDHSGNVQVAFLAARSRVSPVRQQSIPRLELCAAHIGAQLSAVLRKELTVQVSSITYWTDSTTVLKWLQSQSCRYKVFVGSRVADIQELTEDSPWRYVSSGDNPADDITRGLALSQLLGRNRWSHGPLFLWQDESSWPASPDISLSEDPVELRKANFCGHVSVTTDKPLPHPSTFNNFKELLEASVQAGNGAAASSSPTADDYRQAEMALFRKVQEDCFPEEFALLASQKSVPNSSRLLTLAPEYDKEARLIRVGGRLRRCDELNQDNLHPIVLDPHHHITKLVIQDFDGRLAHPGPERVFAELRRRFWILRGREAVRKHQYNCPECRRWRSSPIIPKMADLPPSNLRLHRPAFYSTGVDCFGPYLVKMGRRTEKRWGIVFKCLTTHGVHLDLLANMDTDSFLMALRRFIARRGKPFELLSDQGTNFKGGSSELKDAFTSLSPALQEQLASQQIHFRFNPPYAPHFGGSWEREIRSIKSALHTTLGSQSVTEEVLRTILTEVENIVNSKPLGYTSSDVADPDAITPNMLLIGRLDPSTPQVIYSDTELLSRRRWRHCQSLADQFWIHFIRNYLPSLQTRSKWQQDTDDLTVGTIVLIVDQQLPRALWPVGKVTAVISGSDGKVRTAQVQVKDKMYTRAVARLIRLPALPHDVPG from the coding sequence ATGGCCTCCCTGACAGAGCTTTATGGCCAGCCTCACAAATTGGCTTTACAGCGCATCACTGAGGTCTTAGCTGAACCTGCCATTAAGAGTGGTGACAGTAAGGGATTCCGGCTGTTCGCACTGAAGGTGAGAGCGCTAGTTGGTATGCTCGACCAGCTGGGTAGAGAGGGCAGAACAGAACTGGAGTGTGGGTCACACATATCCCGCTTGCTGTCCAAACTTCCACACGACCTGAGAGCACAATTCAAGCGTTTCATTAACCCCCTTCGTACACCTATTCCAACTTTGCTGGATTTCTCCGAGTGGTTAGAGTATGAAGTCCGTGTTCAAGATGATGACATACTAACTCATCAGCCCCGGTCGATACCAGAGGGGCGGTCAGACCGGTTGAGAGGGTTCAAGCCCAAGCAGAAACCTGCTGTCAGCTCTACCACCGTCCTCTATGAACCTGCAATGAGGGAATCAGAGCCTCCTTCACAACTCACATCTCAAGTCAACAAACCAGCGAAGCCCAAAAAGTATTGCCCCTTTTGTGACGATGTTCAGCATTATTTCAATCAGTGCACAGAATTCAAGAAACTCACAAAGGAGCAGAAAGTAACTTGGATCAAAACAGGCAAGCGGTGTTGGAGATGTGGAAGAGATCACCAAGCGGCACAGTGCTATCTCAAGGCTAAATGTCAACAATGTAACAAAACTCACCTGGAAGTATTACACGAGGTCAATTCATCTTCAGCCatgagaccagagagaccaagCCCAGAACCAATTCAGCCAGTAACATACTACTTGGACCCAGCCTGGAGAAGTAGTTGCGTGCTGCTGAAGATGGTCAAAGTGTGCCTCTACAATGGGAAAAGGAGGATCGAAACATATGCCATCCTGGACGACGGGTCCGAAAGGACAATTCTCCTCCATGATGCGGCCAGAGAACTAGGACTCCAGGGACAGACTGAGAACTTGGTTCTGAGAACCATCCGTCAAGATACTAGAACCGTGCCAGGCAGATCAGTTTCATTCTCAGTTTCCGCTGTCGCTCATCCTCAGAAGCGTTTCCGGATCCACAAGGCTTTCACAGCAACTGAGCTCGGCCTTTCTAAACATTCTCATCCCGTTGAAGCTCTCCAGAAGACCTACCGTCACCTTAGAGGTCTCCCTCTTCAGTCATTCAATCAAGAGCAACCATTGTTGCTCATCGGCTCAGACTATCCGCACCTGATCACCCCAGTTGAGCCTGTGCATCTAGGACCACCAGGCGGACCAGCTGCACTGAAGACACGCCTCGGCTGGACACTCCAGGGGCCTGCTAAAGTCCTCATGCATCAGTCCTCCACTCCTCAGTGTCTGTTGACCAACACCTCATCACCATCTGCAGAACTCCTGAGTCATGTGACTAAACTCTGGCAAATGGATATTTTGCCGTACCGGAACGAGAAGCTCATCACTCGGTCAAAACAGGACACGGCAGCAATCAGAAGACTGGAAGATAAGACCACTAGAGTGGAAGTGGATGGTGTGCAAAGGTACGCAACGCCCCTGCTGTGGAAGGAAGAtgctcctcctctccattcTCCTAAGGAGGCCGTGCTAGGTCATTTGCGCGGGACTGAGAAGCGCCTTTCCCAGGATCCTGTCAGAGCAGACACCTACAACCAGGAGATCAAGAAGTTGCTGGATGCGGGTTACGTCGTCAAGTTAACCGCAGATGGAGCACAAGCCAAAGTCAACTCGTGGTACATTCCTCATCATATGGTCCGTCATAATGGTAAGGATCGTATTGTGTTCAACTGTTCTTTCACGTATCAAGGTGCGAGCCTGAATGAACAGCTACTTCCCGGGCCCATATTAGGATCCACTCTGCTGGGAGTGTTGCTCCGGTTCAGGGAGTATCCGGTGGCAGTGAGTAGCGATATAAAAGGGATGTTCCATCAAGTGCGCCTCCTGCCTGAGGACAAGCCCTTCCTCCGGTTCCTCTGGAGAGAGATGGATCGCAGTGCAGCACCGGACATCTACGAGTGGCAAGTGCTGCCCTTCGGGACAACGTGCAGTCCTTGCTGCGCCACCTTCGCGCTTCAAAGACACGTCCTAGATCATAGTAGCCCAGGTGAGGACATCCGTCACTCTGTTGAGAACTGCTTTTATGTAGACAACCTTCTCCAGAGTTTCATCTCCGAGCAAGAAGCCAAGCAGCTCATCACAAAGCTACACCCACTTCTCCTCTCAGGTGGGTTTGAACTACGCCAGTGGGCTACCAATGTTCCTGACATCATCAGTCACCTGCCATCAGAATCAAAAGCAGAGAGTAGGGAACTGTGGCTATCACTGGATGGAGCTGACACACCAGAGCGAGCTTTGGGGCTGTTGTGGCACTGCACGTCTGACACCGTCACTTACCAGCTTCGTCAAACAGAGCAGCACCAACCAACGATGCGCAGCATCTATCGGGTCTTAGCGAGACAATATGACCCCCTTGGCCTGCTCATCCCTTTCACCACTCGAGCCAAGATATTGGTGCAGCGTCTCTGGAGTAAGAAAAGAGACTGGGATGATCCACAGTTGCCAGATGATCTGCTCCAGCAATGGTATGCCTGGGAGAGTGAACTACAACAGCTCCCTTCTATCTCTCTGCCTAGATGTTATGTTGACCTGGCGACAGACATCTCAGCTTGCACTCAGACTATTCACATCTTTTCAGATGCATCGGAGAAAGCTTATGGGGCTGTAGCCTATCTTCGCACAGTGGATCATTCAGGTAATGTTCAAGTGGCATTCCTAGCTGCCAGATCCCGAGTTTCCCCAGTTCGCCAGCAGTCCATCCCAAGATTGGAACTCTGTGCTGCTCATATTGGAGCACAGCTCTCTGCTGTCCTAAGGAAGGAGCTAACTGTCCAGGTCTCCAGTATCACCTATTGGACAGACTCCACCACAGTCTTGAAGTGGCTGCAGTCACAATCTTGTCGCTACAAGGTATTTGTCGGGTCCAGAGTTGCTGACATTCAGGAGCTGACTGAGGATAGTCCCTGGAGATATGTCAGTTCTGGAGACAACCCTGCTGATGACATAACCAGAGGGCTGGCTTTGTCACAGCTCCTTGGTCGCAACCGGTGGAGCCACGGACCTCTCTTCTTGTGGCAGGACGAATCATCCTGGCCAGCCTCTCCAGACATCTCCCTGTCAGAGGACCCAGTTGAACTGCGTAAGGCCAACTTCTGTGGACATGTCTCAGTGACTACTGATAAACCTTTGCCTCATCCTAGTACCTTCAACAACTTCAAGGAGCTGCTTGAAGCCTCAGTCCAGGCAGGTAATGGGGCGGCCGCCTCCTCAAGCCCAACAGCAGACGACTACAGACAAGCTGAAATGGCACTCTTCAGGAAAGTGCAGGAAGACTGTTTCCCGGAAGAGTTCGCTCTCCTGGCCTCTCAGAAATCAGTCCCTAACAGCAGTCGATTGCTTACATTGGCACCTGAGTACGACAAGGAAGCTCGGTTGATCCGAGTCGGGGGTCGCCTTCGCAGATGCGATGAGCTTAATCAAGACAATCTACATCCAATCGTACTCGATccccatcatcacatcaccaaaTTGGTCATTCAGGATTTTGATGGTCGTCTTGCTCACCCAGGACCAGAAAGAGTCTTTGCTGAGCTACGCAGACGGTTCTGGATCCTTCGTGGAAGAGAAGCTGTCAGGAAGCATCAATACAACTGCCCTGAATGTCGCCGATGGCGCAGCAGTCCAATCATCCCCAAGATGGCTGACCTTCCCCCATCCAACTTGCGACTCCACCGTCCAGCGTTCTACTCCACAGGTGTGGACTGTTTCGGACCATACCTTGTCAAGATGGGGCGGCGCACAGAGAAGAGATGGGGGATAGTATTCAAGTGTCTGACAACTCATGGTGTCCATCTTGATCTGCTCGCCAATATGGACACTGACTCATTTCTGATGGCCCTTCGGCGCTTCATAGCGAGGCGAGGAAAGCCCTTCGAGTTATTATCGGACCAGGGTACAAACTTCAAAGGCGGCAGCTCTGAGCTTAAAGATGCTTTCACCTCACTTTCGCCAGCTCTGCAGGAACAGCTTGCTAGTCAGCAAATTCATTTTCGGTTCAACCCCCCATATGCACCACACTTCGGTGGTTCTTGGGAGCGAGAAATCCGCTCTATCAAGTCTGCTCTCCACACCACACTGGGGTCTCAGAGTGTCACAGAAGAAGTCTTGAGGACGATACTGACTGAGGTGGAGAACATTGTCAACTCCAAACCCCTGGGTTACACCTCATCGGATGTTGCAGACCCAGATGCAATCACGCCCAATATGCTCCTTATAGGGCGGCTTGACCCCTCCACACCACAGGTCATCTACTCAGATACAGAGCTCCTCAGCCGTCGTAGATGGAGGCATTGTCAATCCTTGGCTGATCAATTTTGGATCCACTTCATCAGGAACTATCTGCCTTCCCTCCAGACTCGTTCCAAGTGGCAACAAGACACAGATGACCTAACGGTTGGGACAATCGTTCTCATAGTGGATCAGCAACTACCACGGGCTCTGTGGCCAGTAGGGAAAGTTACAGCAGTCATCTCTGGTTCTGATGGCAAGGTGCGAACTGCACAGGTCCAAGTTAAGGACAAGATGTACACACGTGCAGTTGCTCGGCTCATTAGACTCCCTGCACTTCCTCACGATGTTCCTGGCTGA